CTTAATGATAAAGTCTCAGAGGTGAACAAGCACTTGACGAAGTTTTGTCGTCAGAATGATTGGAGATTTATTGAACACAATAATATAAACGAAAAGGGGTTAAACCGTGGAGGTCTACACCTGAATTTTGCCGGTAACAAGcgtatttttaagaatttttatcaTGGTCTAGCTCATTGAACTTTTACTATGCCTTCCATTAATGCCGTGCCGTTGGAAGGCAACAGTCAGGAGTCATCGAGAAGTCCGACTCAAAATCCTATTGATCGTTCTCGAGTATTGCCCTCCAAACGCGGTTTTAAGCTGGCCTCgctgaatataaataaattgaccACTCATCTTGATGAACTCAAGATCTTTCTTGTAAGTAACGATATAGATGTTCTCGCAATTAACGAGACTAAACTAAATGAATACATCACCGATAATGAGGTCAGTATCTCTGGTTATGATATAGTTAGACGTGATAGAACTACATATGGAGGTGGGGGCGTttgcttttatgtaaaaaagtcaATTAACTTTTCGGTGCGCAACGATCTTTGCATGGACAGTCTTGAGAACCTTTGTATTGAAATACGCAAACCTCGTTCTAAATCATTTATTGTTGCTACGTGGTATAGACCACCTAATTCGCTTGTTAGTATATTTTCACCTTTTGAAGAGTTGATTGGGAAATTGGATTCCCTTAATACTGAATTCTACCTTTTAGGGGATCTAAATTGCAATATGGCCGTATCCCAGTTTGACAGCGATACACGCAAATTATTAACTATCACGGATGTTTATGGTCTTCAACAACTCATAACagaaccaacaagaataaccgaaacttctgcaacattgattgatttaatttttactaactgtcctgacaaggtgttatgctcaggtgtgcgtcatattggcattagcgatcacagcatggtctatgtctatcgaaaattagccattaatggacagagtaagggtcacactaatataacctataggaattttcgaagttttgaCCGTGATGAATTTCGTAGCGATGTTGCATCTCAAGATTGGGATCAcataaacaattcttccaatccaaatgatatgtggaaTGAATGGAAGGAATCCTTTTTGGCTATTGTTAACAAGCACGCTCCACTGAGAACCACTCGTGTTCGCGCGCGGGGTTCCCCATGGATTACTTCTGAGCTTAAAAAACAGATGTACGATCGAGatattttgaaactcagagcaattagatcaaaaaatcctaatgattgggttcactttaaaagacagcggaacaaagtcaatagtgcgactaggctagcgaagcaagtttattatcaaaatatgctaaacgagcataagggtgattcccgcaaaacctggcagatcatcaatgagctgtcttcccgaaatttcgtggaaacgtctgtgaaacaactgaatgtaaatgagcaatcagtaacagctccagcagaaatagcgcacgaatttaatcgttattttgctaccattggcccgaaacttgctagtgatattccttcttcagatggcaacagctatctgaattatctcactagcacggataaggagtttcagttccgcccaacctccacaaatgaagtattttcactgctgaataaactgaaaaaatcaaaggcagtcggcctttcttctcgacttattcgtgaatgcgcggatc
The genomic region above belongs to Montipora capricornis isolate CH-2021 chromosome 8, ASM3666992v2, whole genome shotgun sequence and contains:
- the LOC138059688 gene encoding uncharacterized protein, giving the protein MPSINAVPLEGNSQESSRSPTQNPIDRSRVLPSKRGFKLASLNINKLTTHLDELKIFLVSNDIDVLAINETKLNEYITDNEVSISGYDIVRRDRTTYGGGGVCFYVKKSINFSVRNDLCMDSLENLCIEIRKPRSKSFIVATWYRPPNSLVSIFSPFEELIGKLDSLNTEFYLLGDLNCNMAVSQFDSDTRKLLTITDVYGLQQLITEPTRITETSATLIDLIFTNCPDKVLCSGVRHIGISDHSMVYVYRKLAINGQSKGHTNITYRNFRSFDRDEFRSDVASQDWDHINNSSNPNDMWNEWKESFLAIVSSFGTDSLEYVAADVPKEVPEHPGLLL